One segment of Sulfobacillus thermosulfidooxidans DSM 9293 DNA contains the following:
- the proB gene encoding glutamate 5-kinase has protein sequence MKIGTSSLCGDDGRLMDARVENLARQIAWTRKQHHELIVVSSGAVGAGIGHTGKRPTNVIEKQALAAIGQTYLMQAYQRHLPDISLAQILLTRQDLEHPARRANSANTIQRLLEWGALPIVNENDTVAHEEIRIGDNDTLAARVAGLIQADLLILLSDVDGLYTEDPRQDPDAQHIATVPWVSAELLNRHTASKGPWGTGGMHTKLLAARIAQEHGIPTILADSSTYGILQHLIQGDPMRATYFLSQPENS, from the coding sequence GTGAAGATTGGGACATCCAGTTTGTGCGGGGATGACGGACGGCTAATGGACGCACGGGTCGAGAATTTGGCCCGTCAAATTGCATGGACCCGCAAACAACACCATGAACTCATTGTCGTCTCGTCCGGAGCGGTTGGAGCAGGCATTGGTCATACGGGTAAACGTCCCACCAATGTTATTGAAAAGCAGGCCCTAGCCGCGATTGGGCAAACTTATTTGATGCAGGCCTATCAGCGACACTTACCAGACATTTCCCTAGCACAAATTCTCTTGACGCGACAAGATCTTGAGCATCCAGCACGGCGTGCCAATTCAGCTAACACGATTCAACGCCTGCTGGAATGGGGAGCGCTTCCCATTGTGAATGAAAATGACACCGTAGCGCATGAAGAAATTCGCATCGGCGATAATGATACGCTGGCCGCCCGCGTGGCTGGCTTGATTCAGGCTGATCTTCTTATTTTATTATCGGATGTTGACGGCCTTTATACGGAAGATCCCAGACAAGATCCTGATGCCCAGCACATTGCAACGGTGCCGTGGGTTTCAGCAGAACTCCTCAACCGACATACAGCGTCCAAAGGTCCATGGGGGACTGGGGGAATGCACACAAAATTATTAGCCGCGCGTATTGCTCAGGAACATGGAATTCCTACCATCCTTGCCGACAGTTCCACCTACGGGATTTTGCAACATTTGATTCAAGGAGATCCCATGCGCGCCACCTATTTCTTATCGCAGCCCGAAAATTCATAG